In a single window of the Platichthys flesus chromosome 5, fPlaFle2.1, whole genome shotgun sequence genome:
- the gde1 gene encoding glycerophosphodiester phosphodiesterase 1 gives MLQLGDEVTLYSVVFVLVLLGTRSPLWTTALTASLYLFLAMFRFPQVPASRVQQVLHPDSDKVSAVAHRGGGHDAPENTIAAIREARKNGAGGVELDLEFSADGVPILMHDETVDRTTNGSGPLSQMRLSDLRKLDAAAKHRLSEKFAGETIPTLEEAVEECIKLQLVIYFDVKGHPDEAAAALKELYKKHPVLYNSSIVCSFEPKVIYRMRQSDPEVVTALTHRPWSLSRLGDGVPRFSSLWKHHWMTLMDVVLDWAHHHVLWKLCGVSAFLIQKNFVSPDYVQYWAQRGVEVVAWTVNTKVEKEYYHTLLQVNYITDSLVEDCDPHY, from the exons ATGCTGCAGCTGGGGGATGAAGTCACCCTGTACTCGGTGGTCTTCGTGCTGGTCCTGCTGGGGACCCGGAGCCCGCTGTGGACCACCGCCCTCACCGCGTCCCTCTACCTGTTTCTGGCCATGTTCAGGTTCCCTCAGGTACCAGCCAGCCGGGTCCAGCAGGTCCTGCACCCCGACTCCGACAAGGTGTCGGCGGTGGCCCACCGGGGCGGGGGGCACGACGCACCGGAGAACACGATAGCAGCCATCCGGGAG GCCAGGAAGAATGGGGCCGGAGGTGTGGAGCTGGACCTGGAGTTCTCTGCAGACGGCGTTCCAATACTCATGCATGACGAGACTGTGGACCGGACCACTAACGGGTCAGGACCCCTCAGCCAGATGAGACTTTCTGACTTGCGTAAACTGGATGCAGCTGCTAAACATCGACTCAG CGAGAAGTTTGCAGGGGAGACGATCCCGACCCTGGAAGAGGCCGTGGAGGAATGCATCAAACTGCAACTTGTCATCTACTTTGATGTCAAAGGTCATCCAGACGAG gcAGCCGCAGCCCTTAAAGAGTTGTACAAGAAACATCCAGTCCTCTACAACAGCAGCATTGTCTGCTCCTTTGAGCCCAAGGTCATCTACAGG ATGAGACAGAGTGACCCAGAGGTGGTCACAGCGTTGACACATCGACCGTGGAGTCTGAGTCGGTTAGGAGACGGTGTCCCGCGATTCTCCTCTCTTTGGAAACACCACTGGATGACACTGATGGACGTAGTTCTGGACTGGGCTCATCATCATGTGCTGTGGAAGCTCTGTGGCGTCTCAGCCTTCCTAATACAAAAGAACTTTGTCTCACC GGACTACGTGCAGTACTGGGCCCAGAGAGGGGTGGAGGTTGTGGCCTGGACAGTCAACACAAAAGTGGAGAAGGAGTATTACCACACGCTGCTCCAAGTCAACTACATCACAGACAGCCTGGTGGAAGACTGCGATCCTCATTACTGA
- the tmem186 gene encoding transmembrane protein 186, with product MIRSVLLCRLTPLVQSCTRRSCLLAGRTPRGVQLPSPGHPPLIPTIPALVRYSDLSTQKYTLIYTLPYIKHLRAVSRLKLLQTAVTVVLVPPVCYFYVQGDVPFFLVSYTAGIALLAGAMLYTVSHFFRRVVGMMYLDPSQTTLKVSHLTFWGRRHDLYLPVSDVMTIGDTGDSAKETILKLKRYSSPQTLYFSTHYGRVVDQSGFEKVFGNL from the exons ATG ATCAGATCAGTGTTGCTGTGCAGGTTGACCCCCCTCGTCCAGTCCTGTACCAGAAGATCATGTCTACTCGCAGGTCGGACACCTCGTGGTGTGCAGCTTCCTTCACCTGGTCACCCACCCCTCATACCTACAATCCCAGCTCTGGTCAGGTACTCGGACCTGTCCACACAGAAGTACACTTTGATTTACACCCTGCCGTACATTAAACACCTGCGAGCCGTGTCCAGGCTCAAGCTGCTCCAAACTGCAGTCACTGTGGTCCTCGTGCCCCCAGTGTGCTACTTCTACGTCCAGGGAGATGTGCCCTTCTTCCTTGTCAGCTACACAGCGGGGATAGCGCTGCTTGCTGGTGCCATGCTGTACACCGTCAGTCACTTTTTCAGGAGGGTTGTGGGGATGATGTACCTGGACCCGTCACAGACCACACTCAAAGTGTCCCACCTCACCTTCTGGGGCCGGCGCCATGACCTCTACCTCCCCGTGTCAGATGTTATGACCATTGGGGACACGGGGGACTCAGCAAAAGAGACAATATTGAAACTAAAGAGATATAGCAGTCCACAGACATTGTATTTCTCCACTCACTATGGACGTGTGGTCGATCAATCGGGTTTTGAGAAGGTGTTTGGAAATCTATAG